The Altererythrobacter sp. Root672 genome includes a window with the following:
- a CDS encoding GtrA family protein: protein MTYSLPRQIGPYAIIAAICAGLNLVILLAGDRAGFHYAISTTLSFLVCVVVGYLLHCRFTFMVEPGFPALALYTAAMGANYPLAMLAIWLFHDQLDWPMLLSAPASTLALTLYNFLSSRWAVVRLTGRRAEGTAKP from the coding sequence ATGACGTACTCTCTGCCCCGTCAAATCGGCCCCTATGCCATTATCGCCGCGATCTGCGCCGGCTTGAATCTCGTAATCCTCTTGGCTGGAGACCGCGCCGGCTTCCACTACGCAATTTCGACGACCCTGTCCTTCCTGGTCTGCGTGGTCGTCGGCTATCTTTTGCACTGCCGTTTCACCTTTATGGTAGAGCCTGGGTTCCCCGCATTGGCGCTCTACACAGCCGCGATGGGCGCCAACTATCCATTGGCGATGTTGGCGATCTGGCTATTCCACGATCAGCTCGATTGGCCCATGCTGCTGTCTGCCCCAGCATCGACCTTGGCGCTGACCCTCTACAATTTTCTCTCCAGCCGCTGGGCAGTTGTCCGCCTGACTGGTCGGCGCGCAGAAGGAACCGCAAAGCCATGA
- a CDS encoding glycosyltransferase family 2 protein has protein sequence MSVQDLNLKVETAVTDEVDVTIVMPCLNETQSLPHCIGNALDALARLRSEYGMSGEIVIADNGSTDGSQSLATNLGARVVPVSRRGYGAALIGGCEAAKGRYILMGDCDGSYNFVEGVPMIARLEQGYDVCMGSRFRGGIAPGAMPWKNRYIGNPALTGILNLFFRSGIGDAHCGLRAIRKGAFENLHLTSSGMEFASEMVIKASLQKLKMTEVPATLSPDLRERAPHLRPWRDGWRHLRYLFMLSPTWIFGAPALAAISLGIAILVTAIAHSLGLIGPVPFGESWIVIGALLASVGHMAGMMGIASHLYGVRERYRLPKSWPLSMRKWLSLEGCVISGLLLIGSSIISLAAIGVYWGSESFSALPSVLPVTLAGLAGTIGLQSLLGGFLLAVIGGNEADFLVGADPLASSKNARS, from the coding sequence ATGAGCGTCCAGGATCTTAACCTCAAAGTCGAGACGGCCGTTACGGACGAGGTCGACGTCACGATCGTGATGCCGTGCCTGAACGAGACGCAAAGCCTTCCTCACTGCATCGGAAATGCGCTCGACGCTTTGGCTCGGCTGCGCTCTGAGTACGGAATGAGCGGTGAGATCGTCATAGCCGATAACGGCTCCACCGATGGGAGCCAGTCACTGGCGACCAACCTTGGTGCACGGGTCGTGCCGGTTTCTCGTCGGGGCTACGGCGCAGCGCTGATCGGAGGATGTGAGGCTGCGAAAGGCCGCTACATCCTGATGGGCGACTGCGATGGCAGCTACAATTTCGTCGAAGGCGTACCGATGATCGCCCGTCTCGAACAGGGCTACGATGTATGTATGGGCTCCCGATTCAGGGGCGGTATCGCCCCCGGCGCCATGCCGTGGAAAAACCGCTACATCGGCAACCCGGCCCTGACCGGGATCCTCAACCTGTTCTTTCGATCCGGCATCGGTGACGCCCATTGCGGCCTGCGGGCCATCCGCAAAGGGGCATTTGAAAACCTGCACCTGACAAGCAGCGGCATGGAATTCGCCAGCGAAATGGTCATCAAGGCATCTCTGCAAAAGCTCAAGATGACCGAAGTCCCAGCCACACTTTCTCCGGACTTGCGCGAGCGGGCCCCGCACCTGCGTCCCTGGCGCGATGGTTGGCGACACTTGCGCTATCTGTTCATGCTATCGCCGACGTGGATATTTGGGGCGCCCGCCTTGGCAGCGATAAGCCTGGGCATAGCGATCCTCGTCACGGCGATCGCCCACTCGCTCGGCTTGATTGGCCCGGTTCCGTTTGGCGAGAGCTGGATCGTGATCGGCGCGCTCCTCGCCAGTGTGGGCCATATGGCGGGAATGATGGGCATCGCGTCGCATCTATACGGAGTGCGCGAACGCTACCGCCTCCCCAAATCCTGGCCGCTCAGCATGCGGAAGTGGTTGTCCCTGGAAGGCTGCGTGATTTCCGGACTCTTACTGATCGGATCGTCGATCATTTCGCTAGCCGCAATTGGCGTCTATTGGGGAAGCGAGAGCTTCTCGGCATTGCCGTCCGTCTTGCCGGTTACGCTTGCCGGCCTGGCAGGCACGATCGGCCTTCAGTCGCTTCTCGGTGGATTTCTTCTCGCGGTGATAGGGGGCAACGAGGCCGATTTTCTTGTCGGCGCCGATCCGTTGGCGTCGTCAAAGAACGCCAGAAGCTGA
- a CDS encoding class I SAM-dependent methyltransferase: MQIEASPDQIRRREPRIVDTDWLVLRGLSRAVNVRAAALDGTGKIAIDFGCGDQPYRHLFETRGVTYRGADFGGKVDIAITDEGRVEVEGKTANLVLSFQVLEHVRDLDTYLSEAKRILRPGGTLLLSTHGTWLYHPHPEDHRRWTRQGLINELQSRGWTVDECEAICGPLAWTTLIRLTGYCFALRRVPLIGRTVGALLAVAMNLRAVLEDRITPRSIRDHNACVYLVQARPSAA; encoded by the coding sequence ATGCAAATCGAGGCATCACCTGACCAGATCCGACGTCGCGAGCCTCGTATCGTCGACACCGACTGGCTCGTGCTTCGTGGACTCTCACGAGCTGTGAATGTCCGCGCGGCAGCGCTCGACGGAACAGGGAAGATTGCGATCGACTTCGGCTGCGGTGACCAACCGTATCGACACCTTTTCGAAACGCGCGGCGTGACATACCGGGGGGCAGATTTCGGCGGGAAAGTCGATATCGCAATCACCGACGAAGGTAGGGTTGAGGTCGAGGGGAAGACTGCCAATCTTGTGCTCAGTTTCCAGGTACTCGAACACGTCCGCGACCTGGACACCTACCTTTCTGAGGCCAAGCGCATCCTGCGTCCCGGAGGGACCCTCCTGCTTTCCACCCACGGCACTTGGCTCTATCACCCCCATCCGGAGGATCATCGTCGTTGGACTCGCCAGGGCCTGATCAACGAGCTCCAGTCTCGTGGCTGGACCGTGGATGAGTGTGAGGCGATTTGTGGCCCGCTCGCCTGGACTACACTGATCCGGTTGACAGGATACTGCTTCGCCCTGCGCCGTGTCCCGCTGATAGGGAGAACCGTGGGCGCCTTGCTCGCCGTCGCGATGAACTTGAGAGCCGTGCTTGAAGATCGGATCACACCTAGGTCCATCCGTGACCACAATGCCTGTGTCTATCTCGTACAAGCCCGGCCGAGCGCCGCATGA
- a CDS encoding acyltransferase family protein: protein MKSRLYGLDGMRGIAALSVAWHHLQQSYRFDTPEPAAISAVDLFLVISGFVMARTYEHKMPSPTAFLLARYQRLWPIMAIGTSIGAASALLFNGPSLGLMLTYISTLFFMPFFAVNLPAWSLFAEVLANWLHSKLFAGAPSRALFVLSVILAIAFIVASLVLNRVPWGSDFTSLAVATTRCLFCYVAGVLIYRFYGDTPLGKAPWIALAAVPVALFAGALLPPVLFSALFAVAVAPLLVRAALGLRPSGLAAFAGAVSFPLYAVHLPVMAACKVLGFGPIIAAAMALALAVAIAFLFDGKRQLSIPATA from the coding sequence ATGAAATCACGCCTTTACGGGCTAGACGGCATGCGGGGCATCGCCGCACTCTCCGTGGCGTGGCATCACCTCCAGCAGAGCTACCGCTTCGATACACCGGAGCCAGCGGCCATTTCCGCCGTCGATCTGTTTCTTGTCATCTCCGGCTTCGTCATGGCGCGGACGTATGAGCACAAGATGCCATCGCCTACCGCGTTCTTGCTTGCACGGTATCAACGGCTGTGGCCGATCATGGCGATCGGAACTTCCATCGGCGCGGCATCCGCCCTCCTTTTCAACGGTCCCTCCTTGGGACTGATGCTGACATACATCTCCACGCTGTTCTTCATGCCCTTCTTCGCCGTGAATTTGCCCGCATGGTCCCTGTTCGCAGAGGTTCTTGCAAATTGGCTTCACAGCAAGCTTTTCGCAGGAGCACCGAGCAGAGCGCTGTTCGTGTTGTCGGTCATCCTTGCGATCGCCTTCATCGTTGCGAGCCTGGTTTTGAATCGGGTGCCGTGGGGGTCGGATTTCACTTCACTGGCGGTCGCCACCACAAGGTGCCTGTTCTGTTATGTCGCCGGTGTCCTGATCTACCGCTTCTATGGCGACACGCCCCTCGGGAAAGCCCCATGGATCGCGCTCGCGGCGGTTCCAGTTGCACTTTTCGCCGGAGCTTTGTTGCCGCCGGTACTGTTCTCAGCACTGTTCGCCGTCGCCGTCGCGCCATTGCTGGTTAGGGCAGCTCTAGGGCTGCGGCCGTCGGGTCTGGCGGCATTCGCAGGTGCGGTATCCTTCCCCCTTTATGCAGTGCATCTGCCTGTCATGGCGGCATGCAAGGTTCTCGGATTTGGTCCGATTATCGCAGCTGCAATGGCGCTGGCCCTGGCCGTTGCGATCGCGTTCCTATTTGACGGAAAACGGCAGCTCTCCATTCCAGCGACCGCTTGA
- a CDS encoding class I SAM-dependent methyltransferase, which translates to MTAISLGSVTEVLEKHTSVYRHRPPVYQTVMLTDLASVWSGHHSNVLDIGGGTGVMAEAMQALLSVDSVTAIDVVDRYFEDLSVETRVYDGATLPFDDDAFAAATINNVIHHVPIEARGGLMSEIRRVVKGPIYIKDHVARSRLDHARLTTLDAIGNIPFGGQIGARYLTMNDWKSLAGGAGYRIAATSTGRYRRGPMAWLFPNRLEIAFRLDRA; encoded by the coding sequence ATGACCGCGATTTCGCTCGGCTCAGTGACCGAAGTGCTGGAAAAGCATACGTCGGTCTATCGCCACAGGCCGCCAGTCTATCAAACAGTCATGCTCACCGACCTGGCCTCTGTCTGGAGCGGCCACCATTCCAACGTGCTCGACATCGGCGGCGGTACCGGCGTGATGGCTGAAGCCATGCAGGCCTTGCTCTCAGTGGACAGTGTGACAGCAATCGATGTCGTGGATCGCTATTTTGAGGATCTGTCGGTCGAGACACGCGTCTACGATGGCGCTACGCTTCCATTTGATGATGACGCCTTCGCAGCTGCGACCATCAATAACGTGATACATCACGTCCCCATTGAGGCGCGCGGGGGGTTGATGAGCGAGATTCGCCGGGTTGTGAAAGGTCCAATCTACATCAAGGACCATGTCGCTCGCTCCAGGCTCGATCACGCCCGTCTCACAACACTCGATGCTATCGGCAACATCCCATTCGGTGGCCAGATCGGCGCCCGCTACCTGACGATGAACGATTGGAAGTCCCTCGCTGGAGGCGCAGGATACCGCATAGCGGCAACATCGACGGGTCGGTACCGCCGCGGACCAATGGCATGGCTATTCCCAAATCGCCTGGAAATAGCGTTTCGCCTCGACCGCGCCTGA